TGTAGAAAATCTTAAAAGATTCACCACCTCTTCCTGTTAAAATTAGAAATTAGATGTGCTGTACAATGTTTAAATCAGATGAGGATTCATAATTATTGACAGGTATGACCCCAAATACTATACCACAGTTTAGTTTAGTTTAGTTTATTTAGAGTTAGTTAAAACATAAACAAAGCAAGTCTTCAAGAATCAATgtgaacagtactgtatatcATTTAACACTATCACAAAAACATTGCACAGAACACTGAAATGAGTAAACACATCGTAAAAAGCCATCTTAAAAACGATACATTCAATAGGTAATGGCTGGTAAAAGTAGGTAGCAAATTGTTTAGTTGGTGTCCAAGAATCCCGTACTGTAGGTGTGGTGATACAGAATAACAGGTCTTCCAGCTAAAATGAGTAAACAAGCTCAACAAGACAAGGACTTCTTCTGCTCAGAGCTTGCTGAAACATATCCCTTTGTTAAGTCTTGTCAATGAGGTTAGTGTCACACAGGAATATGTTCAGACACAGTGCTGTAACCGATGGATCCTCCTTTGAAAAACAGTCTCTCATCTCTGCAAGGGTTTGGCACAGCGTTCACCGCCCCAGCCAGGGTAACACTGGCACACAAACTGGGCCTCCATGTAAACAGCCTCGGGCCGGCTCAGTCGCCCCAGGACCCTGTAATCCTTCCCCCCCTGGGGCCTCTTCTCAGACACCACTGTCCAGGCAGCAGGGTCCAGATGGAGGTAGGCCCCGGAGTCTGGGTCTCTCCTCTGGCATCGCCCCTGAGAGGAGCACACTGTCCTGCTGCACAGTGTGGCAGCAGAGGTCACGTTCACCAGGTAATGGCCAAGGGTTTCATCGATGTAGGCCTTCACTGCCTCACAAGATGCCTGGAAAACAGGGTGAGTCTCACAGGAAGTAGATGTCCTATTTTACAAGAGCGTTACATGTTTCTGTGGGATGTaaagaaaatacataattttacCTGAGATTTGGCATACATGGAGTCTCCCCACAGCACCACCCCTGCAGCTCCCAAGGCCGCCCCCTCTCCTATCGTGTGGACCAGGTCTTCCTGTACGCAGTGGACAGAAGTCAGATGTATTATGTCAGATTggacacacttacatttagtcatttagcagatgctcttatccagagcgacttccagtaagtacagggacattcccccgaggcaagtagggtgaagcgccttgcccaaggacgcgacgtcatttttgcacggccgggaatcgaactggcaaccttcagattagcCCGactacctaaccgctcagccacctgactccccatgcaGCTTCACATGCTGATTTGACATGGATGGACCTGCCTGGGAAAGGAAGTCCAGGGAGAAGGTGTAAACGACGCGAGCGTAAATGATCACAGCTGGGGGTCTGGGAGTGACCTGCGCCCCAACCCTCATGGCCTCCAGCACCCGATGTTTCGTGTAAAAGATGATTTCCTTGCCAAGCCCGCGCATGTTCAAGTCCAGGTACATGTCTGggtagagggtggaggaagcATTCCAAAGCCAGAACAACTCATCGTTCCTCTTGGTCTCCAAAGGAGGACACTCCCCTGTGTAGTTAGTAGAGTTTTTATAGTAATTATAACATTGGGGAAAGCCATAAAAGCCCCATTGTCCCCTTGGCCTAGCCTTCTGTCCCAGCCTCAGAGTTTCCTCCATGTACTTCCATCCTGCCGCCTCAAACTCCTTACGggccaccacctccacctgggCGGGGCTCCAGTCTGGGTGCTTGGCCTTCACCAGCACTCTGGAAGCCTCCCAGTACACCGCCTTAGTGTCCCAGTTCCGCTCCCACAGtggcctccagtcctcccagtccaccACTGCCAGGCCCTGGAAGTCCCTGTTTGGAAGGTTAGCCCTGATGTCCTCAGCAGCAGCTCTGAGGTGTTCGCTCAGACTGGAGTTCTGAGGCACCCCACCAAAGACAGCCTGGCTGTGAGCATACCGCGGGTACCGACCCAGTTTGTCCTTGTAAAAGATGGTCATGTTGGCTCCCATGAAGCTTTGATTTTGGTTGTGGACAATGTTGAACACGCTCAGGTCCAGGTCAACACCAAAGCGAGGCTTACAGAGGGCCGTGGGCGCATTCCACACAGTGAGGAAAGGCACGTGAGAGAAGGTGAAGGGAGGGGATCCATGCAGCAGACCCAGAACCTGACTGGCCATGCTCAAGCACAGAAGCACAGCAGGGTATATACAACTCCTACCTGCAAGGGGAGAAAAAGtagttttttgtgttttaaatAGAAGTTTATGTTCTATTTCCATTTCCTTGTTTGCAAAGGGAAATTGAGGAAGTGGTTTTCTTTTAAAACCATTTTAAACATCCACAATAAAGAGTTTTCAGACACAAAATAATTTTAATAAAGTTTAAATGCCCTGCAAATAATTATTAAAAGTAAGTCATATATTGATTATTGATATTACAAAGCTCCCACATTTATACATAGTTCCAACATTTGGACTTAGTAAACAGTTACTAAATGTCATCACATTTTGGAATGTAACTAGTT
The window above is part of the Osmerus mordax isolate fOsmMor3 chromosome 1, fOsmMor3.pri, whole genome shotgun sequence genome. Proteins encoded here:
- the hyal1 gene encoding hyaluronidase-1; translation: MGRSCIYPAVLLCLSMASQVLGLLHGSPPFTFSHVPFLTVWNAPTALCKPRFGVDLDLSVFNIVHNQNQSFMGANMTIFYKDKLGRYPRYAHSQAVFGGVPQNSSLSEHLRAAAEDIRANLPNRDFQGLAVVDWEDWRPLWERNWDTKAVYWEASRVLVKAKHPDWSPAQVEVVARKEFEAAGWKYMEETLRLGQKARPRGQWGFYGFPQCYNYYKNSTNYTGECPPLETKRNDELFWLWNASSTLYPDMYLDLNMRGLGKEIIFYTKHRVLEAMRVGAQVTPRPPAVIIYARVVYTFSLDFLSQADLVHTIGEGAALGAAGVVLWGDSMYAKSQASCEAVKAYIDETLGHYLVNVTSAATLCSRTVCSSQGRCQRRDPDSGAYLHLDPAAWTVVSEKRPQGGKDYRVLGRLSRPEAVYMEAQFVCQCYPGWGGERCAKPLQR